The Thioclava sp. GXIMD2076 region GCGGTTCGATCCGCGACCAGAGACTATCTGTTTTGGGGAGAAAAACGGGATTGGGGCTGCCCAGACCATTGACCGGCTTGTTGCCTGCACTAGCTGAGACTTTATGGGGTTGTCCGTGCTGGGCCATCCCATGTGTCGGAACGAAGCCGGACTCGAAGCAGAAACGCTCGAAAGCCCAATCGGGATCAAGGTTGAGATAACGCGCATAGGAGCGCACATAGCCTGACACGAAAGACGGCGCGTCGAAGGCGGACAGGTCACAACTCTCGATGCCGGCAATGTAAGCGGCCCTGATGCGCAACTCCCGTTGCACATCCAGAAGCGACTTAGATAACGTGGCGCGCTCGCCCCGCATCAGATCGCCAAGACGCAGGTCGTAATCCTCGAAGCCTTTCGGCTGGACGTCGTCCTGCATCGAAGGAGGTGTCCTTCGACCGATCATTGCTTCACTGCCCCTATCGCACTCAAAGTTGTCCGATTCGGTTTTTCCGAACTGGTTATTGCAAAGTTATCACATGCTAGAGAGGTTTACACCGGTAGTTATGGGTTAACCTGCCATTTCGGCACGATTTAGCTCACAACGCGCCCAGAGCTTATCGAGCGCCCGCACCAGCCCGTCGATCTCCTTGAGGGAGTGCACGGGGGAGGGTGTGAACCGCAGCCGCTCGGTGCCGCGCGGAACCGTCGGGTAGTTGATCGGCTGCACATAGACGCCGAACTCTTCGAGCAGCATGTCCGACAGAGCCTTGCAATGTTTGGGATTTCCGACGTGGACCGGCACGATATGGCTGCCACGGTCGATGAAGGGGAGCCCCATCGCCTTCAGGCGGGTCTTCAGGATGCGGGCATGTTCCTGCTGCTTGTCGCGCAGTGCCTGACCCTCGGCGGTTTTGAGGAACGCGATCGAGGCCGCAGCGCCTGCTGCCACAACCGGTGGCAGAGAGGTCGTGAAGATGAAGCCCGGCGCGTAGGAGCGGATTGCATCCACCATTTTCGCCGACGCCGCGACATAGCCACCGAACACCCCGAACGCCTTGCCCAGCGTGCCATTGAACATGTCGATACGGGTCTCGCCGATGGCTTCGGCATAGCCTGCCCCACGCGGGCCATACATACCCACGGCATGGACCTCGTCGAGATAGGTCAGGGCGTTGAATTCCTTCGCCAGATCACAGATCTCCTTGATCGGACCGAAATCCCCATCCATCGAATAGACCGACTCGAAGGCGATCAGCTTGGGAGTTGCCGGATCATCGGCCTGCAGCAGCTCACGCAGATGGGCCAGATCGTTGTGGCGGAAGATGCGCTTGGCGCCGCCACCACGACGGATCCCCTCGATCATCGAGGCATGGTTCAGCTCGTCGGAATAGATGATCAGACCGGGGAAGATATTGCGCAGGGTCGAGAGTGTGCCGTCATTGGCGGTGTAGGCCGAGGAGAAAACGAGCGCGGCCTCGGTCCGGTGCAGATCGGCCAGTTCGGCCTCGAGGCGCTTGTGGTAAACGGTTGTGCCCGAGATATTGCGCGTTCCGCCCGAACCGGCGCCGGTGGCATCGAGCGCCTCATGCATCGCAGCCAGAACAACCGGATGTTGCCCCATGCCCAGATAGTCATTGCCGCACCAGATGGTGATATCCTTCTTGGTCCCATCCTCTTTGGTCCAGACGGCCTTCGGATAGGCGCCCTTCTCACGCTCCAGGTCGATAAAAACGCGATAACGGCCTTCCTCGTGAAGCCGGTTGATCGCCGTATCCAAAGCCTGATCGTAATTCATGGGTTCTGTCCTTGCATCCGTTCGCTGGGTCAGCACTAGGCCTCTTTACCACACCTCACATTGACAAAGGTCAAATTACAGATGCGTGTTTGACTTGCTTGCCACTTAAATACGCATTTCCGGAACAAATTCAAATGCGCGCTTGGTCGCAGCCCATGCAGCGGGGGCAACCCCGCCATGACGATAGCGGACCGGCTTTCCTCGGCGCCTGTCTGGACAGTCCCCGCCAGATTGCTAGGGTCTGGCGCAAACAAGGAGTGAACTATGTCAGTGGATGCCGTCCTCAACCGGGTCGATACCGATCTCGATAATGCCATGAACCGTCTGATGGAGCTGTTGCGTATCCAGTCGATCTCGACCGATCCGGCCTATACGCCCGAGGTCACCAAGGCCGCAGAATGGTTAAAGAAAGACCTTGAATCCATTGGTTTTAAAACAGAAGTGCGCCCGACCCCCGGTCATCCGATGGTGGTGGCCCGCAATGAAGGCCAAGGGCCGCATCTGCTGTTTTACGGCCATTACGATGTGCAGCCCGTCGATCCGCTGAATCTGTGGAACACACCCCCCTTCGAGCCGCAGATCGAGGACACGCCCAAGGGTAAGGTGATCCGTGGCCGTGGGGCTTCCGATGACAAGGGTCAGCTGATGACCTTTATCGAGGCCTGCCGCGCCTATAAGGACGAGACGGGCTCGCTGCCGTTCAACATCACGATCTTCTTCGAGGGCGAGGAAGAATCAGGCTCGCCCTCGCTCGTGCCCTTCATGAAAGAGAACGCCGCCGAACTGACCGCCGATCTGGCGCTGATCTGCGATACCGGCATGGTCTCGCCGGGCGTGCCCACCATCGCGGGCAGCCTGCGCGGCATGCTGAAAGAGGAATTCACCCTCAAGGGCCCGCGCATCGACCTGCATTCGGGCTTCTATGGCGGCCCCGCGCTGAACCCGCTGCGCGAGATCTCGAAACTCATCGCCTCGCTGCATGACGAGACCGGCCGCGTGGCGGTCGAGGGCTTCTATGAAGGCGTGCCCGAAGTTCCGGCCGAGCAGCTCGAGATGTGGAAGAACTGCGGCTTCGACGAGGCGGCCTATCTGGGTGGTGTCGGCCTGACCAAGGCGCATGGCGAAGAGGGTTATTCGACGCTCGAGCAGCAATGGTCGCGTCCGACCGTCGAGATCAACGGTCTGTGGGGCGGCTATCAGGGCACGGGCTCCAAGACTGTGATCCCCGCCGAGGCGCATGTGAAGATCACTTGCCGTCTGGTAGGCGATATGGACCCCGCCGATGTGCGCGCCAAGCTGCGCAAACATCTCGAGGCCCGCGTCCCGCAGGATGCCGAGATCCACTGGGATACGAGCCTTGATGGCGCAAAGGCCGCCTTCATGGATACCTCCCGCCCCGAATTCGAGAAAGCGCGCCTTGCGCTGACCGACGAATGGGATCGCGAGGCGGTGATCACCGGTATGGGGGGCTCGATCCCGATTGCGGGCTATTTCAAGGAGATTCTCGGTATGGATGCGATGCTGATCGGCTTTGCCAACGAGGATGACGCGATCCATAGCCCCAACGAGAAATATGACGTGAAGAGCTTCCATAAAGGCATCCGGTCCTGGGTGCGGATCCTGGACCGTCTGCAAGGCTGATGATCGAAGTTTCGGGGCCGGTCACGGCCCCGAAACCAAGCCCGAACCCTAGATAACCTTGCGCTGCAGGGCTTTTTCCGCGAGTGGGCAATCCCGAAACGCATCAAGGATCTTGCGCTCGCGTTTTTTGCAGCGACGGAACTCCGAAATGATCGTCTGCAGGAATCCCCGGGCATCGGGAGCCTCGATCCCGTAAACGAGCGAATCGTCATCTTCGATATCGAAAACCGCCAGAACGGTAGGGCGCGTGCCTTTCGCAACCAGCTGCCAGCAACCGCGCTTGCGGAACATCCAGTCAGCGGGAAGCGTAAAATCGACTTTACCTGCATGGGTATTTTCCGCCATCACCCGATAGATTTCTTGGGTAATGGTCTCGGAAAGGCGGATCTGTTCGGCCACAGACTGGATGACCTTCCGGCAGACCGGCTCCTCCGCATAGATGGAAATATCACCGAGCGGATCGAGCGGGATCCGGGCCAATAATCCGATGTCGCCTTCATTGGATCGCAACAGCCACTCATTTGTGCGAGATGCGGACCAGCCCTTCGGAAATGCCATTCCACGAACCGAAGAAATAATAAGCGGGGTGCCACCCGCGCTTTGCCCAACATTGATAACTGACATTAACTATACCTTTGAACAATTTACTGATTCATGCCCCAAATTGACCCGGTGGAAGGCCTTATGGATCTTGGCTCATACATATTTGCATTATGCGAAATTTGTAAAAGAACTGGAAATCAACGCGGTAACGACAAAGAATTGCATAATTTGACCAAGGCCGAATACCGCAAAGTTACCTGATTATCGCTCACCGCTTGGCCCTAGCCCGGCTTTAGGCTACAGCACGACCAGCTATAACGGAGTGCCTCCAATGACGATCTATGTCGATGCCGATGCCTGTCCGGTCAAGGCGGAGGTCGAGCGTGTCGGCAGCCGCCACAGCGTATCTATGAAGATCGTCTCGAACGGCGGCATCCGGCCCTCGCAGAACCCGCTGATCGAGACGATCGTCGTGGATGCCGGTCCCGATGTGGCCGATATGTGGATTGCCGAGCGCGCGGGCCGCGGTGATGTCGTGATTACCAACGATATCCCGCTGGCAGCCAAATGCGTAGCGGCGGGCGCACAGGTGCTGCGCCATGACGGCGAGGCGCTCACCGACAACAATGTGGGTCAGGCGCTCGCCATGCGCGATCTGATGACCGACATGCGCGCCGCCGACCCATTCCTGCAGGGCCGCAACAAGGGCTTCACCAAAGCCGATCGTTCGCGGTTTCTCGATGCGCTTGAGCGCGCTCTGCGCAAGGCCGGACGCTGACCGGTCACATATGTGACATCCGGTGCGGGCACTCTATCTAGACCCATTCCAACCGACAGGAGCCACCATGTTTTCCTGGTTCGAACGCCGCATCGACCCTTATCCTTCCGAGCAGCCTATGATGCCGCCCAAAGGCTTCTGGGCTTTCATGCGCCATTACAGCCGCGGGGTAACCGGCTGGTTGGTTCTCTTGGCGATCAGCTCGGGGGCGATCGCGCTGGTCGAGGTCTCGCTCTATAGCTGGCTGGGCGATCTGGTGAACCGCTTGTCCGACACACCACGCGAAAGCTTCTGGGCCGAGAACTGGGGCCGGATCGCACTGATGGGGTTGGGGCTCGTGATCGTGTTGCCCGGGCTCAATCTCTTCGGCGGGCTCCTGATGCACCAGACGCTTCTGGGCAATTTCCCGCAGCGGGTGCGCTGGCTGGCTTACCGTTATCTGCTGCGGCAATCGGTGGGCTATTTTCAGGACGAATTCGCGGGCCGCATCGCGCAGAGGCTGATGCAGACGGCGCTGGCCGTGCGCGAGGTGGCGATGAAGCTCATGGACGTGGGCAGCTATGTGGTGATCTATTTTATCGGCGCACTGGCGCTGGCGGCCTCTCAGGACTGGCGGCTAGCTCTGCCTTTCGTGCTCTGGGCGCTGGGATACGGGCTGATGCTGGGCCGGATTGTGCCGCGGCTCGGGCGCGTGGCACAGGAACAGGCCGATACGCGTTCCGCCATGACGGGGCGCATCGTAGATAGCTACACCAATATCGCCACCGTCAAACTTTTCTCGCATTCCGACCGCGAGGAGGCGTGGATGCGCTCAGGCATGGACGC contains the following coding sequences:
- a CDS encoding YaiI/YqxD family protein, which codes for MTIYVDADACPVKAEVERVGSRHSVSMKIVSNGGIRPSQNPLIETIVVDAGPDVADMWIAERAGRGDVVITNDIPLAAKCVAAGAQVLRHDGEALTDNNVGQALAMRDLMTDMRAADPFLQGRNKGFTKADRSRFLDALERALRKAGR
- the hemA gene encoding 5-aminolevulinate synthase — encoded protein: MNYDQALDTAINRLHEEGRYRVFIDLEREKGAYPKAVWTKEDGTKKDITIWCGNDYLGMGQHPVVLAAMHEALDATGAGSGGTRNISGTTVYHKRLEAELADLHRTEAALVFSSAYTANDGTLSTLRNIFPGLIIYSDELNHASMIEGIRRGGGAKRIFRHNDLAHLRELLQADDPATPKLIAFESVYSMDGDFGPIKEICDLAKEFNALTYLDEVHAVGMYGPRGAGYAEAIGETRIDMFNGTLGKAFGVFGGYVAASAKMVDAIRSYAPGFIFTTSLPPVVAAGAAASIAFLKTAEGQALRDKQQEHARILKTRLKAMGLPFIDRGSHIVPVHVGNPKHCKALSDMLLEEFGVYVQPINYPTVPRGTERLRFTPSPVHSLKEIDGLVRALDKLWARCELNRAEMAG
- a CDS encoding dipeptidase, yielding MSVDAVLNRVDTDLDNAMNRLMELLRIQSISTDPAYTPEVTKAAEWLKKDLESIGFKTEVRPTPGHPMVVARNEGQGPHLLFYGHYDVQPVDPLNLWNTPPFEPQIEDTPKGKVIRGRGASDDKGQLMTFIEACRAYKDETGSLPFNITIFFEGEEESGSPSLVPFMKENAAELTADLALICDTGMVSPGVPTIAGSLRGMLKEEFTLKGPRIDLHSGFYGGPALNPLREISKLIASLHDETGRVAVEGFYEGVPEVPAEQLEMWKNCGFDEAAYLGGVGLTKAHGEEGYSTLEQQWSRPTVEINGLWGGYQGTGSKTVIPAEAHVKITCRLVGDMDPADVRAKLRKHLEARVPQDAEIHWDTSLDGAKAAFMDTSRPEFEKARLALTDEWDREAVITGMGGSIPIAGYFKEILGMDAMLIGFANEDDAIHSPNEKYDVKSFHKGIRSWVRILDRLQG